A region from the Enterobacter roggenkampii genome encodes:
- a CDS encoding MFS transporter, whose product MTTYTRPVLLLLCGLLLLTLAIAVLNTLVPLWLAHEKLPTWQVGMVSSSFFTGNLLGTLVTGSLIKRFGFNRSYYLASLIFAAGCAGLGLMVGFWSWMAWRFIAGVGCAMIWVVVESALMCSGTSRNRGRLLAAYMMVYYVGTVLGQLMVSKLPTDLMSVLPWVTSMVLAAILPLLFTRIVNQNSEHQEATHVWPMLRLRQARLGVNGCIISGIVLGSLYGLMPLYLNHQGVSDSGIGFWMAVMVSAGIVGQWPIGRLADRFGRLLVLRVQVFVVIMGCLAMLSNAAMAPALFILGAAGFTLYPVAMAWACEKVEHHQLVAMNQALLLSYTIGSLLGPTFTAMLMQNYSDNLLFIMIASVSFIYLLMLLRKAGEHPTPVAHA is encoded by the coding sequence ATGACCACCTATACCCGGCCAGTGCTGCTGTTGCTCTGTGGCCTGCTTTTGTTGACCCTGGCGATCGCAGTGTTAAATACGCTCGTCCCGCTGTGGCTCGCCCATGAAAAATTACCGACCTGGCAGGTGGGTATGGTCAGCTCATCCTTTTTTACCGGGAACCTGCTGGGTACGCTGGTGACCGGGAGCCTGATCAAGCGCTTTGGCTTTAACCGCAGCTATTATCTGGCCTCGCTGATTTTCGCCGCCGGATGTGCGGGGCTGGGCCTGATGGTCGGCTTCTGGAGCTGGATGGCATGGCGCTTTATCGCCGGCGTTGGCTGCGCGATGATTTGGGTGGTCGTTGAAAGTGCGCTGATGTGCAGCGGCACCTCCCGCAACCGCGGACGCCTGCTGGCTGCCTACATGATGGTTTACTATGTCGGCACCGTGCTGGGACAACTGATGGTGAGCAAGCTGCCAACCGACCTGATGAGCGTTCTGCCGTGGGTAACGAGCATGGTGCTGGCCGCAATCCTGCCGCTGCTCTTTACGCGCATTGTGAACCAGAACAGTGAACACCAGGAAGCAACCCACGTCTGGCCCATGCTGAGACTGCGTCAGGCGCGTCTGGGCGTTAACGGCTGCATTATCTCGGGGATTGTACTGGGCTCGCTCTATGGCCTGATGCCGCTTTATCTGAACCATCAGGGCGTCAGCGACTCCGGAATTGGCTTCTGGATGGCGGTGATGGTGAGTGCAGGTATTGTTGGACAATGGCCAATAGGCCGTCTGGCTGATCGCTTTGGCCGTCTGCTGGTGCTGCGCGTTCAGGTCTTCGTGGTGATCATGGGATGCCTCGCCATGCTCAGCAATGCCGCGATGGCACCTGCGCTGTTTATTCTTGGGGCGGCAGGTTTCACGCTTTATCCGGTCGCGATGGCGTGGGCCTGTGAGAAAGTTGAACATCACCAGCTCGTGGCAATGAACCAGGCGCTGTTACTGAGCTATACCATCGGCAGCTTATTAGGGCCGACGTTTACCGCGATGCTGATGCAAAATTATTCCGACAATTTACTGTTTATCATGATCGCCAGCGTGTCGTTTATTTATCTCTTAATGCTGCTGCGTAAAGCGGGCGAACATCCAACGCCTGTGGCACACGCCTGA
- a CDS encoding dimethyl sulfoxide reductase anchor subunit family protein: protein MGSGWHEWPLMIFTVFGQCVAGGFIVLALALLKGRLNAEQQQRLVLSMFGLWVLMGIGFIASTLHLGSPMRAFNSLNRVGASSLSNEIASGAIFFAVGGLGWLLAAMKKLPAGLRSLWLIVTMVLGVVFVWMMIRVYNTIDTVPTWYSVWTPMSFFLTMFIGGPLLGYLLLRVAGVDGWAMRLLPAVSLLALVVSAMVALMQGSELATLHSSIQQASALVPDYGALMAWRIVLLVAALVFWIAPQLKGYQPALPLLSLAFVLVLAGELIGRGVFYGLHMTVGMAVAS from the coding sequence ATGGGAAGTGGATGGCATGAATGGCCGCTGATGATCTTCACGGTCTTTGGTCAGTGCGTAGCGGGCGGCTTCATTGTGCTCGCGCTGGCGTTGTTGAAAGGTCGTCTCAATGCTGAACAGCAGCAGCGCCTGGTGTTGAGTATGTTTGGCCTGTGGGTGCTGATGGGGATCGGCTTTATCGCCTCAACGCTGCACCTGGGCTCGCCGATGCGCGCGTTTAACTCCCTGAACCGCGTGGGGGCCTCATCCCTCAGTAACGAGATCGCCAGTGGCGCAATTTTCTTTGCCGTCGGTGGGCTGGGCTGGCTGCTGGCCGCTATGAAGAAGTTGCCTGCGGGTCTGCGCAGCCTGTGGCTGATTGTGACCATGGTGCTGGGCGTGGTGTTCGTGTGGATGATGATACGTGTCTATAACACCATCGATACCGTCCCCACCTGGTACAGCGTCTGGACGCCAATGAGCTTCTTCCTGACGATGTTTATTGGCGGGCCGCTGCTGGGCTACCTGCTGCTGCGCGTGGCGGGTGTCGACGGATGGGCAATGCGTCTGCTGCCCGCTGTTTCGCTGCTGGCGCTGGTAGTGAGTGCGATGGTCGCCCTGATGCAGGGTTCTGAACTGGCAACCCTTCACAGCTCTATTCAGCAGGCCTCTGCCCTGGTGCCGGACTACGGTGCGCTGATGGCCTGGCGTATCGTTCTGCTGGTCGCCGCGCTGGTATTCTGGATTGCCCCTCAGCTCAAAGGTTATCAGCCGGCGCTGCCGCTGCTGTCACTGGCTTTTGTGCTGGTACTGGCGGGTGAACTGATTGGTCGCGGCGTGTTCTACGGGTTGCATATGACCGTTGGTATGGCTGTCGCCAGTTAA
- the pflA gene encoding pyruvate formate lyase 1-activating protein, which translates to MSTIGRIHSFESCGTVDGPGIRFITFFQGCLMRCLYCHNRDTWDTHGGKEVTVDDLMKEVVTYRHFMNASGGGVTASGGEAILQAEFVRDWFRACHKEGIHTCLDTNGFVRRYDPVIDELLEVTDLVMLDLKQMNDEIHQNLVGVSNHRTLEFAKYIADKGIKTWIRYVVVPGWSDDDDSAHRLGEFTRDMGNVEKIELLPYHELGKHKWVAMGEEYKLDGVKPPKKETMERVKGILEQYGHKVMY; encoded by the coding sequence ATGTCAACTATTGGTCGTATTCACTCCTTTGAATCCTGTGGCACCGTCGATGGCCCGGGTATCCGCTTTATCACCTTTTTCCAGGGCTGCCTGATGCGCTGCCTGTACTGCCATAACCGTGACACCTGGGACACGCACGGCGGTAAAGAAGTCACCGTCGACGATCTGATGAAAGAGGTGGTGACCTATCGCCACTTTATGAACGCCTCCGGCGGCGGTGTGACCGCGTCCGGCGGTGAAGCCATTCTTCAGGCTGAGTTTGTCCGCGACTGGTTCCGCGCCTGCCATAAAGAAGGCATTCATACCTGCCTCGACACCAACGGCTTTGTACGTCGCTACGATCCGGTGATTGATGAACTGCTCGAAGTGACCGATCTGGTGATGCTCGATCTCAAACAGATGAATGATGAGATCCACCAGAATCTGGTGGGCGTCTCCAACCACCGCACGCTGGAGTTTGCCAAATACATTGCCGACAAGGGCATCAAAACCTGGATCCGCTACGTGGTTGTTCCTGGCTGGTCAGATGACGACGACTCCGCGCACCGCCTGGGAGAATTTACCCGCGACATGGGCAACGTCGAGAAAATCGAGCTTCTGCCCTATCATGAGCTGGGTAAACATAAATGGGTGGCCATGGGTGAAGAGTACAAGCTTGATGGCGTGAAGCCGCCGAAAAAAGAGACGATGGAACGCGTCAAAGGTATTCTTGAACAGTACGGTCACAAAGTGATGTATTAA
- a CDS encoding DMSO/selenate family reductase complex B subunit, translating to MTTQYGFFIDSSRCTGCKTCELACKDYKDLTPDVSFRRIYEYAGGDWQEDNGVWHQNVFAYYLSIACNHCEDPACTKVCPSGAMHKREDGFVVVDEDVCIGCRYCHMACPYGAPQYNAAKGHMTKCDGCHTRVADGKKPICVESCPLRALDFGPIEELRQKHGQLAAVAPLPSAHFTKPSIVIKPNANSRPTGDTTGYLANPKEV from the coding sequence ATGACAACTCAGTATGGATTTTTTATTGATTCCAGCCGTTGTACCGGGTGCAAAACCTGCGAGCTGGCCTGCAAAGATTACAAAGACCTGACGCCGGACGTGAGCTTCCGTCGCATCTACGAATACGCCGGGGGCGACTGGCAGGAAGATAACGGCGTCTGGCATCAGAACGTCTTTGCGTATTACCTGTCAATTGCCTGTAACCACTGTGAAGATCCCGCTTGTACAAAAGTCTGCCCGAGCGGGGCGATGCACAAGCGAGAAGACGGTTTTGTGGTGGTGGATGAAGATGTCTGCATTGGCTGTCGCTACTGCCATATGGCCTGTCCGTACGGCGCGCCGCAGTACAACGCCGCTAAAGGCCACATGACCAAATGCGACGGCTGCCACACCCGCGTAGCGGATGGCAAAAAGCCGATTTGCGTTGAGTCCTGTCCGCTGCGCGCGCTGGACTTCGGCCCTATTGAAGAGCTGCGTCAAAAACACGGTCAGCTTGCCGCCGTGGCACCGCTGCCGTCTGCGCACTTCACGAAGCCGAGTATTGTGATTAAACCTAACGCCAACAGCCGTCCTACAGGTGACACCACCGGCTACCTGGCAAATCCGAAGGAGGTGTGA
- the focA gene encoding formate transporter FocA — MKADNPFDLLLPAAMAKVAEEAGVYKATKHPMKTFYLAITAGVFISIAFVFYITATTGTAGMPFGMAKLIGGICFSLGLILCVICGADLFTSTVLIVVAKASGRITWGQLARNWLNVYVGNLVGCLLFVLLMWLSGEYMTANGGWGLNVLQTADHKMHHTFIEAVALGILANLMVCLAVWMSYSGRSLMDKALIMVLPVAMFVASGFEHSIANMFMIPMGIVIRDFASPEFWTAVGSSPESFSHLTIMNFITDNLIPVTIGNIIGGGLLVGLTYWVIYLRGDDHH, encoded by the coding sequence GTGAAAGCTGACAACCCTTTTGATCTTTTACTCCCTGCTGCGATGGCCAAAGTTGCCGAAGAAGCAGGTGTCTATAAAGCAACGAAACACCCGATGAAGACGTTCTATCTGGCGATCACGGCTGGTGTGTTCATCTCTATCGCTTTCGTCTTCTACATCACCGCCACTACCGGTACTGCCGGAATGCCTTTCGGCATGGCCAAACTGATTGGCGGCATTTGTTTCTCACTGGGTCTGATTCTTTGCGTTATTTGCGGCGCCGACCTCTTCACCTCAACGGTGCTGATTGTCGTGGCAAAGGCGAGCGGAAGAATTACCTGGGGTCAGCTGGCACGTAACTGGCTTAATGTTTACGTGGGTAACCTGGTTGGCTGTCTGCTCTTTGTTTTGTTGATGTGGCTTTCTGGCGAGTACATGACCGCCAACGGTGGTTGGGGCCTTAACGTCCTGCAAACTGCCGACCACAAAATGCACCACACATTTATCGAAGCCGTTGCTCTCGGCATCCTCGCGAACCTGATGGTCTGCCTGGCTGTATGGATGAGCTACTCGGGTCGTAGCCTGATGGACAAAGCCTTAATTATGGTTCTGCCGGTTGCGATGTTCGTTGCCAGCGGCTTTGAGCACAGTATCGCGAATATGTTCATGATCCCAATGGGCATTGTTATCCGCGACTTTGCGAGCCCGGAGTTCTGGACCGCAGTTGGTTCATCCCCGGAAAGTTTCTCTCACCTGACTATTATGAATTTCATTACTGATAACCTGATCCCTGTCACTATCGGGAACATTATCGGTGGGGGTCTGTTAGTTGGGTTGACATACTGGGTCATTTACCTGCGTGGCGACGATCATCATTGA
- the pflB gene encoding formate C-acetyltransferase, which translates to MSELNEKLATAWEGFAKGDWQNEVNVRDFIQKNYTPYEGDESFLAGATDATTKLWDSVMEGVKLENRTHAPVDFDTSVASTITSHDAGYINKALEKIVGLQTEAPLKRAIIPFGGIKMVEGSCKAYNRELDPMLKKIFTEYRKTHNQGVFDVYTKDILNCRKSGVLTGLPDAYGRGRIIGDYRRVALYGIDFLMKDKYAQFVSLQSDLENGVNLEATIRLREEIAEQHRALGQIKEMAAKYGCDISGPATNAQEAIQWTYFGYLAAVKSQNGAAMSFGRVSTFLDAYIERDLKAGKITEQDAQEMIDHLVMKLRMVRFLRTPEYDELFSGDPIWATESIGGMGVDGRTLVTKNSFRFLNTLYTMGPSPEPNITVLWSEKLPLNFKKFAAKVSIDTSSLQYENDDLMRPDFNNDDYAIACCVSPMVVGKQMQFFGARANLAKTMLYAINGGVDEKLKMQVGPKSEPIKGDVLNYDEVMERMDHFMDWLAKQYVTALNVIHYMHDKYSYEASLMALHDRDVIRTMACGIAGLSVAADSLSAIKYAKVKPIRDEDGLAIDFEIEGEYPQFGNNDSRVDDMAVDLVERFMKKIQKLTTYRNAIPTQSVLTITSNVVYGKKTGNTPDGRRAGAPFGPGANPMHGRDQKGAVASLTSVAKLPFAYAKDGISYTFSIVPNALGKDDEVRKTNLAGLMDGYFHHEASIEGGQHLNVNVMNREMLLDAMEHPEKYPQLTIRVSGYAVRFNSLTKEQQQDVITRTFTQSM; encoded by the coding sequence ATGTCCGAGCTTAATGAAAAGTTAGCCACAGCCTGGGAAGGTTTTGCGAAAGGTGACTGGCAGAATGAAGTAAACGTACGTGACTTCATTCAGAAAAACTATACCCCGTATGAAGGTGACGAATCCTTCCTGGCTGGCGCAACTGACGCGACCACCAAGCTGTGGGACAGCGTAATGGAAGGCGTTAAACTGGAAAACCGCACTCACGCGCCAGTTGATTTTGACACCTCCGTTGCTTCCACCATCACTTCTCACGATGCTGGCTATATCAACAAAGCCCTTGAGAAAATCGTTGGTCTGCAGACTGAAGCACCACTGAAACGCGCAATCATCCCGTTCGGTGGTATTAAAATGGTTGAAGGTTCCTGCAAAGCGTATAACCGCGAGCTGGACCCAATGCTGAAAAAAATCTTCACCGAATACCGCAAAACCCACAACCAGGGCGTATTCGATGTTTACACCAAAGACATTCTGAACTGCCGTAAATCTGGCGTTCTGACTGGTCTGCCAGATGCATATGGCCGTGGCCGTATCATCGGTGACTACCGTCGCGTTGCGCTGTACGGTATCGACTTCCTGATGAAAGACAAGTACGCGCAGTTTGTTTCCCTGCAGTCCGATCTGGAAAACGGCGTAAACCTGGAAGCGACTATCCGTCTGCGTGAAGAAATCGCTGAACAGCACCGCGCGCTGGGTCAGATCAAAGAGATGGCGGCTAAATACGGCTGCGATATCTCTGGTCCTGCTACCAACGCTCAGGAAGCTATCCAGTGGACCTACTTCGGCTACCTGGCCGCAGTTAAATCTCAGAACGGCGCAGCAATGTCCTTCGGTCGTGTATCCACCTTCCTGGATGCCTATATCGAACGTGACCTGAAAGCAGGCAAAATCACCGAGCAAGACGCTCAGGAAATGATTGACCACCTGGTCATGAAACTGCGTATGGTTCGCTTCCTGCGTACCCCTGAATACGATGAGCTGTTCTCCGGTGACCCAATCTGGGCAACTGAATCCATCGGCGGTATGGGCGTTGACGGCCGTACTCTGGTGACCAAAAACAGCTTCCGCTTCCTGAACACCCTGTACACCATGGGTCCTTCTCCGGAGCCGAACATCACCGTTCTGTGGTCTGAAAAACTGCCTCTGAACTTCAAGAAATTCGCCGCTAAAGTGTCCATCGACACCTCTTCTCTGCAGTACGAGAACGATGACCTGATGCGTCCGGACTTCAACAACGACGATTACGCTATCGCTTGCTGCGTAAGCCCAATGGTTGTTGGTAAGCAAATGCAGTTCTTCGGTGCGCGTGCAAACCTGGCGAAAACCATGCTGTACGCAATCAACGGCGGCGTTGATGAAAAACTGAAAATGCAGGTTGGTCCTAAGTCTGAGCCGATCAAAGGCGATGTGCTGAACTATGACGAAGTCATGGAACGCATGGACCACTTCATGGACTGGCTGGCGAAACAGTACGTCACTGCGCTGAACGTTATCCACTACATGCACGACAAGTACAGCTACGAAGCCTCTCTGATGGCGCTGCACGACCGTGACGTTATCCGCACCATGGCGTGTGGTATCGCAGGTCTGTCCGTTGCTGCTGACTCCCTGTCTGCAATCAAATATGCGAAAGTTAAACCAATTCGTGACGAAGACGGTCTGGCTATCGACTTCGAAATCGAAGGCGAATATCCGCAGTTTGGTAACAACGATTCTCGCGTTGATGACATGGCGGTTGACCTGGTAGAACGTTTCATGAAGAAAATTCAGAAACTGACTACCTACCGTAACGCTATCCCGACTCAGTCTGTTCTGACCATCACCTCTAACGTTGTGTATGGTAAGAAAACCGGTAACACCCCAGACGGTCGTCGTGCTGGCGCGCCATTCGGCCCAGGTGCAAACCCAATGCACGGTCGTGACCAGAAAGGTGCGGTTGCCTCTCTGACTTCTGTCGCTAAACTGCCGTTTGCTTACGCGAAAGATGGTATCTCTTACACCTTCTCTATCGTGCCAAATGCGCTGGGTAAAGACGACGAAGTGCGTAAAACTAACCTCGCGGGTCTGATGGATGGTTACTTCCACCACGAAGCGTCCATCGAAGGTGGTCAGCACCTGAACGTGAACGTCATGAACCGTGAAATGCTGCTCGACGCGATGGAACATCCTGAGAAATATCCTCAGCTGACCATCCGCGTATCTGGCTACGCAGTACGTTTTAACTCCCTGACGAAAGAACAGCAGCAGGACGTTATCACCCGTACTTTCACTCAGTCCATGTAA
- a CDS encoding anti-virulence regulator CigR family protein, protein MSIRRFSTTALAVVLSLTFATAPVMANPGNGNGGGHGNGGGQGNGGNHGNGNSGNSGNHGNKQNSGQDNPGKSDKNFKNSKDVGNDVDARVSFDHVRHLAVNYGLTGYKSLPPGIAKNLARGKPLPPGIAKKAVPASMLDQLPSYPGYEWRVVGDDLVLIALSTAIVTSVINGVFK, encoded by the coding sequence ATGTCTATACGTCGTTTTTCCACTACCGCACTTGCCGTAGTGTTGTCTTTAACGTTTGCAACGGCTCCGGTCATGGCTAATCCTGGCAACGGGAACGGCGGTGGTCACGGAAACGGTGGCGGACAAGGTAATGGCGGCAATCATGGTAACGGGAATTCTGGTAACTCCGGTAACCATGGTAATAAGCAAAATAGCGGACAGGATAACCCTGGAAAATCGGATAAGAACTTCAAAAACAGCAAAGATGTCGGTAATGACGTTGATGCTCGCGTGAGCTTCGATCATGTCCGTCATCTGGCCGTGAATTACGGCTTAACGGGCTATAAGTCACTGCCCCCGGGGATCGCAAAAAACCTGGCGCGCGGTAAACCACTGCCTCCGGGTATTGCGAAGAAGGCCGTTCCGGCCTCAATGCTGGACCAGCTTCCTTCCTATCCCGGCTACGAATGGCGCGTAGTGGGTGACGACCTGGTCTTAATTGCGCTGAGTACTGCGATTGTGACTTCCGTTATTAACGGCGTCTTTAAATAG
- the dmsA gene encoding dimethylsulfoxide reductase subunit A — translation MKINAPEALMAAEVTRRGLMKTTAIGGLAVASSAFTLPFTRLASAADALSPATSPEKVVWSACTVNCGSRCPLRMHVVDGEIKYVETDNTGDDNYEGLHQVRACLRGRSMRRRVYNPDRLKYPMKRVGKRGEGKFERISWDEAYDIIATNMQRLIKEYGNESIYLNYGTGTLGGTLTRSWPPGKTLVARLMNCCGGYLNHYGDYSSAQIAAGLNYTYGGWADGNSPSDIENSKLVVLFGNNPGETRMSGGGVTYYLEQARAKSNARMIIIDPRYTDTGAGREDEWIPIRPGTDAALVSALAWVMITENLVDQPFLDKYCVGYDEKTLPASAPANGHYKAYILGQGSDGVAKTPEWASTITGIPAERIVQLAREIGSAKPAYISQGWGPQRHANGEIATRAISMLSILTGNVGIHGGNTGAREGSYEVPFERMPTLDNPVQTSISMFMWTDAIERGPEMTALRDGVRGKDKLDVPIKMIWNYAGNCLINQHSEINRTHEILQDDKKCEMIVVIDCHMTSSAKYADILLPDCTASEQMDFALDASCGNMSYVIFTDQAIKPRFECKTIYEMTSELAKRLGVEQQFTEGRTQEGWMRHLHELSRKAIPDLPDFDTFRKQGMYKQRDPEGHHVAYKAFREDPQANPLTTPSGKIEIYSEALAKIASTWELPEGDVIDPLPIYTPGFENYNDPLTAKFPLQLTGFHYKARVHSTYGNVDVLKAACRQEMWINPMDAKARGISNGDRVRIFNGRGEVHIEAKVTPRMMPGVVALGEGAWYSPDANRIDQAGSINVLTTQRPSPLAKGNPSHTNLVQVEKV, via the coding sequence ATGAAAATCAACGCGCCTGAAGCATTAATGGCTGCCGAGGTCACTCGCCGTGGGTTGATGAAAACCACGGCAATAGGCGGCCTGGCGGTAGCCAGTAGTGCCTTCACGCTCCCTTTTACCCGACTGGCGTCGGCGGCAGATGCTCTGTCTCCGGCCACTTCGCCGGAAAAAGTGGTGTGGAGTGCCTGTACCGTTAACTGCGGTAGCCGTTGTCCGCTGCGTATGCATGTGGTGGATGGCGAAATTAAATATGTCGAAACCGACAATACCGGGGACGATAACTACGAAGGGTTACATCAGGTGCGTGCGTGTTTGCGTGGTCGCTCCATGCGTCGCCGCGTCTATAATCCGGACCGCCTGAAATATCCGATGAAGCGTGTCGGTAAGCGTGGGGAAGGGAAGTTCGAGCGGATTAGCTGGGATGAGGCCTACGACATCATCGCCACCAATATGCAGCGCCTTATTAAAGAGTACGGCAACGAATCCATCTACCTGAACTACGGTACCGGGACGCTCGGCGGCACGCTGACCCGTTCCTGGCCGCCGGGAAAAACGCTGGTGGCGCGCCTGATGAACTGCTGCGGCGGTTATCTCAATCACTATGGTGACTACTCCTCAGCGCAGATCGCGGCTGGCCTGAACTACACCTATGGCGGTTGGGCGGACGGCAACAGTCCGTCCGATATCGAAAACAGCAAGCTGGTCGTGCTGTTTGGTAACAACCCGGGGGAAACCCGCATGAGCGGTGGCGGGGTAACCTACTACCTCGAACAGGCGCGCGCCAAATCCAATGCCCGCATGATCATCATCGATCCGCGCTATACCGACACCGGTGCCGGACGTGAAGACGAGTGGATCCCCATCCGTCCCGGGACCGATGCGGCCCTGGTCTCAGCGCTGGCGTGGGTGATGATCACCGAAAACCTCGTCGATCAGCCTTTCCTGGATAAATACTGCGTCGGCTATGACGAGAAAACCCTGCCAGCCAGCGCGCCGGCAAACGGACATTACAAAGCTTACATTCTCGGTCAGGGTAGCGATGGCGTGGCAAAAACGCCGGAGTGGGCGTCCACCATCACCGGCATCCCGGCAGAGCGTATCGTTCAGCTGGCGCGTGAGATTGGCTCAGCCAAACCAGCCTACATTAGCCAGGGCTGGGGTCCGCAGCGTCATGCGAACGGTGAAATTGCGACCCGTGCCATTTCCATGCTCTCCATTCTGACCGGCAACGTCGGTATTCACGGCGGTAACACCGGCGCGCGTGAAGGCTCATATGAAGTGCCGTTTGAACGTATGCCAACGCTGGATAACCCGGTTCAGACCAGCATCTCCATGTTTATGTGGACCGATGCGATTGAACGTGGCCCGGAAATGACCGCCCTGCGCGACGGCGTGCGCGGTAAGGACAAGCTGGACGTGCCGATCAAGATGATCTGGAACTACGCCGGCAACTGTCTCATCAACCAGCACTCTGAAATCAACCGCACCCATGAAATCCTGCAGGACGACAAGAAGTGCGAGATGATTGTGGTGATCGACTGCCACATGACCTCCTCGGCAAAATATGCCGATATCCTGCTGCCGGACTGCACCGCCTCTGAGCAGATGGATTTCGCGCTGGACGCCTCCTGCGGCAACATGTCCTACGTGATCTTTACCGACCAGGCGATTAAACCGCGCTTCGAGTGCAAAACCATTTATGAGATGACCTCTGAGCTGGCGAAACGTCTAGGCGTTGAGCAGCAGTTCACCGAGGGGCGTACTCAGGAAGGGTGGATGCGCCATCTGCATGAACTCTCCCGTAAGGCAATTCCTGACCTCCCTGACTTTGATACCTTCCGCAAGCAGGGGATGTACAAACAGCGCGATCCGGAAGGACACCACGTGGCGTACAAAGCGTTCCGTGAAGATCCGCAGGCGAACCCGCTGACCACGCCGTCGGGCAAAATCGAAATCTATTCCGAAGCGCTGGCAAAAATCGCCTCCACCTGGGAGCTGCCGGAAGGGGATGTTATCGATCCGCTGCCGATCTACACGCCGGGCTTTGAAAACTATAACGATCCGCTGACGGCGAAATTCCCGCTGCAGCTGACCGGCTTCCACTATAAAGCGCGTGTTCACTCTACCTACGGTAACGTCGACGTGCTGAAGGCCGCCTGCCGCCAGGAGATGTGGATTAACCCGATGGACGCGAAAGCGCGCGGCATCAGCAATGGCGATCGCGTGCGCATCTTCAACGGTCGCGGCGAGGTGCATATTGAAGCCAAAGTCACCCCGCGCATGATGCCCGGCGTGGTGGCGTTAGGGGAAGGGGCCTGGTACAGCCCGGATGCCAACCGCATCGACCAGGCAGGTAGTATTAACGTACTGACCACACAGCGTCCGTCGCCGCTGGCGAAGGGTAACCCATCCCACACTAACCTTGTCCAGGTTGAAAAGGTTTAA
- the serS gene encoding serine--tRNA ligase: protein MLDPNLLRNEPDAVAEKLARRGFKLDVDKLRALEERRKVLQVQTENLQAERNSRSKSIGQAKARGEDIEPLRLEVNKLGEELDQAKAELDVLQAEIRDIALAIPNIPDDSVPVGKDENDNVEVKRWGTPREFDFEVRDHVTLGEMHAGLDFAAAVKLTGSRFVVMKGQIAHLHRALAQFMLDLHTEQHGYSETYVPYLVNHDTLYGTGQLPKFAGDLFHTRPLDEEADSSNYALIPTAEVPLTNLVRDEIIDEDDLPIKLTAHSPCFRSEAGSYGRDTRGLIRMHQFDKVEMVQIVRPEESMDALEEMTGHAEKVLELLGLPYRRMALCTGDMGFGACKTFDLEVWVPAQNTYREISSCSNVWDFQARRMQARCRSKSDKKTRLVHTLNGSGLAVGRTLVAVLENYQQADGRIEIPEVLRPYMKGQQYIG, encoded by the coding sequence ATGCTCGATCCCAATCTGCTGCGTAATGAGCCAGACGCAGTCGCTGAAAAACTGGCACGCCGGGGCTTTAAGCTGGATGTAGATAAGCTGCGCGCTCTTGAAGAGCGTCGTAAAGTACTGCAGGTACAAACTGAAAATCTGCAGGCAGAGCGTAACTCTCGATCGAAATCCATCGGCCAGGCGAAAGCGCGCGGGGAAGATATTGAGCCATTACGCCTGGAAGTGAACAAGCTGGGTGAAGAACTGGATCAGGCGAAAGCTGAACTGGATGTTCTTCAGGCCGAAATTCGTGATATTGCCCTGGCTATCCCGAATATTCCTGACGACAGCGTGCCTGTCGGCAAAGATGAAAACGACAACGTTGAAGTGAAACGCTGGGGTACGCCTCGTGAGTTTGACTTCGAGGTGCGCGACCACGTGACGCTGGGCGAAATGCACGCGGGCCTGGATTTTGCGGCAGCGGTTAAGCTGACCGGCTCTCGCTTCGTGGTAATGAAAGGCCAGATTGCCCATCTGCACCGTGCGCTGGCGCAGTTCATGCTGGATCTGCACACCGAGCAGCATGGCTACAGCGAAACCTATGTGCCGTATCTGGTCAACCACGATACGCTGTACGGTACGGGCCAGCTGCCGAAATTTGCCGGCGACCTGTTCCATACCCGTCCGCTGGACGAGGAAGCAGACAGCAGCAACTACGCGCTGATCCCAACCGCGGAAGTGCCGCTGACTAACCTCGTGCGTGATGAGATCATTGACGAAGATGACCTGCCAATCAAACTGACGGCGCACTCTCCGTGCTTCCGTTCTGAAGCAGGATCTTACGGTCGCGACACGCGCGGTCTGATCCGTATGCACCAGTTCGACAAAGTTGAGATGGTGCAGATCGTCCGTCCTGAAGAATCCATGGACGCGCTGGAAGAGATGACCGGCCACGCTGAAAAAGTGCTGGAGCTGCTGGGTCTGCCATACCGTCGTATGGCGCTGTGCACCGGTGATATGGGCTTTGGTGCCTGCAAAACCTTCGATCTGGAAGTGTGGGTACCTGCGCAGAACACCTACCGTGAGATCTCCTCCTGCTCTAACGTCTGGGATTTCCAGGCGCGCCGCATGCAGGCACGTTGCCGCAGCAAATCTGATAAGAAAACCCGTCTGGTGCATACCCTGAACGGTTCTGGCCTGGCTGTGGGCCGTACCCTGGTTGCCGTGCTGGAAAACTATCAGCAGGCAGACGGTCGTATCGAGATCCCTGAAGTGCTGCGTCCATACATGAAAGGCCAGCAGTACATCGGCTAA